GGAAACCGACAAGCTTTTGCCTGAAGGATCGAGTGAACCCCTGGTCGAACAAAGCAGCGCCGAGAGCGCCACAGGCACCGGCGCCCTGCCGCAAGCCACAGGCCGGCGTGCCGCCCAGGCCGTGGCCAATGTCCTGCAAGCCAATCCCACGCCAAGTTCAACCAGCCAGGCCACAGGGACCTCTGTCGTCCGTCGCAACACGTTTCGGGAAGCCGCATCGGTCATCATGAATGCGGAAAGTGGCGTCATTACCGTGCGCGCCACCCAACGCCAGCATGATCGCATCCAGGAGTTTGTCGACCGGGTTACCCACTCGGCAGGCAAACAGGTACTGATCGAAGCCACCATTGTCGAAGTCACCTTGAATAATGGCTATCAGCAAGGTATCAACTGGACACAACTGGCCGGCGGCGGAACCCTCAGTTTTATCGGTAACGGACTGACCAAAAACACCGCCAACCTGACTTACACCAAAGGTGGCAATCCAAACTCACTGATCACCATGCTCGACACCTTTGGCACCACCAAGGTTCTTTCCAGCCCGCGCGTATCGGTCATGAACAATCAGACGGCGCTACTGAAGGTCGTTGAGAACTACGTTTATTTCAGCGTCAAAGCCGACACCACGACAACCGCCAACGTGGGCACGACAACGACCTACACGACGACCCCGCAATCCGTTTCGGTCGGCCTCGTGGTCAGCGTGACACCGCAAATCAGTGATGGCGATGCGGTGACACTCAACGTGCGCCCGACGATAACCTCGGTTGCCCGCGAAGTCCTCGACCCCAACCCCGAACTCAAAAAGAATGACATCAGCAATCTCGTACCGGTCATCCGAACTCGCGAGATCGAATCGGTGATGCGTGTTGCCAGTGGCAATATCGCCATTCTTGGCGGGCTGATGGAAGACCAGATTGACTATCAGAATCAGCGCGTGCCGCTGCTCGGACAAATTCCGCTGGCGGGAGAACTGGTCAACAACCGGAACAACATTGCCAAAAAGACCGAACTGGTCATCTTCCTGCGCCCCGTCGTCATCAAGGATGCCAGCCTGGACGGCGACTTCGCGCCCTTGCGCGACCACCTGCCCGGCCAGAAATTTTTTGCCCAGCCGAATGAAGCGCAGCCTTTCAACATCGTTCCGAGCCGCTGAGGGCAGCCCATGAGCCTGTTGATGGATGCCCTGAAACGGGCGGAAAGCGCCAAGCAGGAGTCAGCCCGCAACGCCCAGGGGGGACTGTTGCCAACGACGGCCGATCTTATTCTCGAGCCGATTACCAGCGACCCGGCTAAAGGGTCCGCCAACCCACTCCCCGACCTGGCACTGCATCTGGCCGCCGTTGACGCCGATCTGGCGCAATCGGCAACCGTCCCTGAATCACGACCCGCCGCAGCACCACCCCGGCCGGCCCCGCCGCAAGCCCGGCCGACCGAGGCGCAGGAAACCGTGCGCAGCGCCTTTGCAGCAAAACAGCCCAGCCCCGAACCGTCACGACGCCCGCTCTGGATAGCCTTGGGCACACTGGGCCTGGCCGGCCTCAGCATCGGGGCGTATGTCTGGTATCAAATGAATAATATCGGTCAGGGCTCGTTGTCGGCCAATGTACGCCCACCCGTCGCCCAGCCTGTCGCACCGGCAATCGTCCCGGCCCAGCCGCCGGCCGTTTTGCCGCCGCCCGAACGGGCGAGTGCCAGCATTGCCAGCACCGCCCCCCTGTTTCCCCGTCCGGAGAGCCGTCGGGTGAGTCCGCCACAAGCGGCGGCCGACGCGCCGGAAAATCTCCCGATTCGTCTGACGCGCACCCGCCCCGAGGCTGACCGCAACCTGGCACAGGGCTACACCAGCCTGCAACAAGGCGACACCGAACTCGCCCGCCATGAGTTCGAGCAGTCGCTGCGGCGCGACCCGAACAATACCGATGCCCTGCTCGCCCTGGCCGCCATCGCCCAGCGTCAGGGCCGTCTGGCCGAGGCGGAAGGCTGGCGCCAGAGGGCAATGGTCGCCAATCCGAGTGACCCGGCAACCCAGGCCGCCGTTCTCAACAGCCCGTCGGCGAACGCCGACCCGCTGACGACAGAAAGCCGCCTGAAGTCACTGCTTTCCAGCCAGCCAGAGTCTGCCTCACTCAACTTCGCCCTCGGCAATCTGTATTCCCGCCAGAGCCGCTGGGCCGAAGCGCAACAGGTCTATTTCAACGCCGTAGCCGGTGATGGGGACAATCCGGACTACCTGTTCAACCTCGCCGTCAGCCTCGACCATCTGCGACAAGCTCGCCTCGCCGCTCAGCATTACCGGCTTGCGCTAGAGGCTGCCACCAAGCGCCCGGCTGGTTTCGACCGCGACAGTGTGAACAAGCGCCTGGGCGAACTGCAAGGCGAGCGCCAGCCCTAGCCGATGAGCACCTCGACACTCCAGCGCCGACCACTCGGCCAGATCCTCATCTCCGAAGGCATCCTGTCGGAAGATCAGCTGCGCATCGCGCTGCTCGAGCAGATGAAGCAGAACCAGCCGATCGGCAAACTGCTGGTTTCCCTGGGCTTCGTCACCGAAGCCACGCTACGCCAGGCGCTCTCCGAAAACCTCGGCAAGCAGAGCATCGACCTGTCGCACGCCGTTGCCGACCCGCAAGCCCTGAGGCTCGTTCCGCACGAACTGGCCAAGCGCCACCACCTGTTGCCGCTCGATTACGACTATCAGAACCGGCGCCTGACGCTGGCCATCTCCGACATCAACGACATCGTCGGCCTCGACCGCGTGCGCAGCCAGCTCGAAGAGGGCACGGAAATCGAGACGCTGCTCGCCGGCGAGTCCGAGATCGACCATGCCATCGACCAGTATTACGGCCATGAGTTGTCGATCGATGGCATCCTGCACGAAATCGAAACCGGCGAAATCGACTGGCAGAGTCTCTCCGCCACCGACGACGAATACAGCCAGCCGGTTGTCCGCCTGATCGACTCGATTCTTACCGATGCCGTCAAGCGCGAGGCCTCGGACATCCACTTCGAGCCGGAAGCCAACTTCCTGCGCATCCGCTATCGCATCGACGGCATGCTGCGCCAGATTCGCGCCCTGCATAAGTCCTACTGGCCGGCCATGACGGTGCGCATCAAGGTGCTGTCCGGGATGAATATCGCCGAAATGCGTGCCCCGCAGGATGGCCGCATCAGCCTGACGGTCTCCGGCCGCCCCATCGACTTCCGGGTAGCCAGTCAGCCGACCATCCATGGCGAAAACATCGTCCTGCGCATTCTCGACCGGCAAAAAGGCATCGTCCCGCTGGAAAGCCTCGGCCTCGCCGAAGAACACCTGCACCAGCTCAAACTGATGATTGCCCGGCCCGAGGGCATCATTCTCGTCACCGGCCCGACCGGCAGCGGCAAGACAACCACGCTCTACTCGGTACTCAACCATATCAACGCCGAGGGTATCCACATCATGACCCTCGAGGACCCGGTCGAATACCCGATGGCCATGGTCCGCCAGACCTCGGTCTCGGAAACTGCCAAACTCGACTTCGCCAACGGCATCCGCTCGATGATGCGCCAGGATCCGGACGTCATCCTGGTCGGCGAAGTGCGCGATGCTGAAACGGCCGAAATGGCCTTCCGCGCCGCGATGACCGGCCATCAGGTGTACACCACCCTGCACACCAATTCAGCGATCGGCGCCGTCCCCCGCCTGCTCGACATCGGCGTCCTGCCCGACGTGATGGCCGGCAATATTATTGGCATCATCGCCCAGCGCCTGATCCGCCGCCTGTGTGACCACTGCAAGACGCCCTACCACGCCGAACCCCATGAAATCAGGTTGCTTGGCCCGCTGAGCGAAGGTCCGCACCCGGTCCTGTTCCGGCCGACCGGCTGTGAACGCTGCGATTTCCAGGGCTATCGTGGCCGCGTCGCCATCATGGAACTTCTCCGCATCGACGCCGGGATCGACGAGTTGATCGCCCGCCGCGCGACCACGCACGAAATCCGCACGCGCGCCCTGTTCCAGGGCTTTACGACACTGGCCGACGACGGCATGGAGCGCGTCCTCAACGGTACGACGTCGCTTGAAGAACTGGCCCGCGTCG
The DNA window shown above is from Dechloromonas sp. HYN0024 and carries:
- a CDS encoding pilus (MSHA type) biogenesis protein MshL, which translates into the protein MNIGFISATLVSVLLAACTAPAPREPLKGHLNSESSAPAPAANIPAPVQQTLALPQPSPARKAETYSVVVNNVPVRDLLFALARDAKVNVDIHPGITGVVTLNAIDQTLPQLLTRISKQVDMRFELDGPNLAVMPDSPFLKHYKVDYVNMARNVTGTVSTNTQIATGTPGSAGGANPSAGGAGNISNTRIENSSRNQFWESLERNIKDILRETDKLLPEGSSEPLVEQSSAESATGTGALPQATGRRAAQAVANVLQANPTPSSTSQATGTSVVRRNTFREAASVIMNAESGVITVRATQRQHDRIQEFVDRVTHSAGKQVLIEATIVEVTLNNGYQQGINWTQLAGGGTLSFIGNGLTKNTANLTYTKGGNPNSLITMLDTFGTTKVLSSPRVSVMNNQTALLKVVENYVYFSVKADTTTTANVGTTTTYTTTPQSVSVGLVVSVTPQISDGDAVTLNVRPTITSVAREVLDPNPELKKNDISNLVPVIRTREIESVMRVASGNIAILGGLMEDQIDYQNQRVPLLGQIPLAGELVNNRNNIAKKTELVIFLRPVVIKDASLDGDFAPLRDHLPGQKFFAQPNEAQPFNIVPSR
- a CDS encoding tetratricopeptide repeat protein yields the protein MSLLMDALKRAESAKQESARNAQGGLLPTTADLILEPITSDPAKGSANPLPDLALHLAAVDADLAQSATVPESRPAAAPPRPAPPQARPTEAQETVRSAFAAKQPSPEPSRRPLWIALGTLGLAGLSIGAYVWYQMNNIGQGSLSANVRPPVAQPVAPAIVPAQPPAVLPPPERASASIASTAPLFPRPESRRVSPPQAAADAPENLPIRLTRTRPEADRNLAQGYTSLQQGDTELARHEFEQSLRRDPNNTDALLALAAIAQRQGRLAEAEGWRQRAMVANPSDPATQAAVLNSPSANADPLTTESRLKSLLSSQPESASLNFALGNLYSRQSRWAEAQQVYFNAVAGDGDNPDYLFNLAVSLDHLRQARLAAQHYRLALEAATKRPAGFDRDSVNKRLGELQGERQP
- a CDS encoding GspE/PulE family protein, with the translated sequence MSTSTLQRRPLGQILISEGILSEDQLRIALLEQMKQNQPIGKLLVSLGFVTEATLRQALSENLGKQSIDLSHAVADPQALRLVPHELAKRHHLLPLDYDYQNRRLTLAISDINDIVGLDRVRSQLEEGTEIETLLAGESEIDHAIDQYYGHELSIDGILHEIETGEIDWQSLSATDDEYSQPVVRLIDSILTDAVKREASDIHFEPEANFLRIRYRIDGMLRQIRALHKSYWPAMTVRIKVLSGMNIAEMRAPQDGRISLTVSGRPIDFRVASQPTIHGENIVLRILDRQKGIVPLESLGLAEEHLHQLKLMIARPEGIILVTGPTGSGKTTTLYSVLNHINAEGIHIMTLEDPVEYPMAMVRQTSVSETAKLDFANGIRSMMRQDPDVILVGEVRDAETAEMAFRAAMTGHQVYTTLHTNSAIGAVPRLLDIGVLPDVMAGNIIGIIAQRLIRRLCDHCKTPYHAEPHEIRLLGPLSEGPHPVLFRPTGCERCDFQGYRGRVAIMELLRIDAGIDELIARRATTHEIRTRALFQGFTTLADDGMERVLNGTTSLEELARVVDLTDRM